The segment AAATTGAAGGTATATATATAGTGATCAAagatcgttttttttttttgaccaaaaaaatatatagtgatcAAAGATGTTGATTGTAATTGTGTTAGAACTATCTATTCATTGAAGATGAGATGgtttttgtttgtcttttttatATGGTAGCCCATCTTGGTGATCTGAATAAACAATCTGGATCTGATCATGTCACAACAATTGGTGTATCTATGGATGCTTTTGAAAATGgtaaaaaataaacacaaagcTTCCTCATCTAACTTTTCTCCTATGCATAGCTGTTTTGGTGATTACTTTCGTGTGTTTGATTCAGATGCTGAGAGACGGAAAGAACTGGAAGAGATTGAACGACAAATCAAAGGTGTGTATGCATGTTCATAGAATACGTTGAACCACACCTGGTTCAACAAGTGATATTGTTCGATAAATGTTCGTTTAAAACCTAGAgagttttgtttatttgtatttatttaccGTCCAATCCTAGCTGCGGCTGCAACAAAAATTGTTGTAGAAGAAGGAACGACAAAAACAAAGACTAGTGTGGAAACACATGAGACCAAATTTGAAGGTACACGTTGATACAATTTATCATtttgttatgaaaaaaaaatattatcattttgttaTGATTTAATCTTATCACCCAATCTTATATTGTACTATAACTTTATTATCTAGATAGTTAAAGTTTAAGAATATGATAATGCAGGTTCTGAAAGTGAGACATTTCAAACACAATATGGAAGGATGGGTGAAAAAGAACATTGTAAGAAATACTTTGTACAAAATGTCAGCGTCATATCACTCTTACAAGACACTTCTATGATCAGGAACTTATCTTATAATAATATGTTTGACTTGTCGCAGATGAAATGCTGCCGACCAGAAATTCGATACCGATCAAAGGTGTGCAATATTCATTTCTTAAGACCGTCGTTAAATTTGAAATGTTGTATGTCTTATTGTGGAAGTTCCTGTCCTGCCACTTCAGgacattttgaaaattaattttaatcaaactTTTGACAATTTGGGGATCATACAACATATGTACAACACTTCTTAAAATCTGGAGGTCAAGATGACTTTAGTTAGAaacccataatttttttttcaggtgcATCAGCGGAAAGTCGTAAACGACAGCAGTCTAACAGTTACAACGGTGGCTCAAGGATTTTTGGATCTCTAGGAATTTCACAATCGTCAGGTTTATCTCCGAATAATCTATACAACACAATGTTGTGCACATTAACATGAAAAGAACCGAACGTCTAGTGCGAATTGCATCCTTTATTTGGCCACCGAGAATATTGACATAGCAAGATTTGTATGGATTGTGGCTTTTTGTCAAAATAACATCAATAGAAACTCAACGGagattgtgtgtgtgtgtgtgtgtgtgtgtgcgcgTGTGGCAGGTGCGTGGCGATGTTTCAACCACGACCAAAATGGAGATAACGAAGAGGAGGAAGCTTCCATCATTATACCAAAGTACAATATAGAGACAGTCATCAAGGAAGAATCTATTTCAAAGGTCTCTTTTTTAAGACTTGGAACATTTTCATgacatttaaaaaacaataaagttTTTTATCATCTCCTCCATCAATGGACTGACTTTGATATATGTAGGGCTCCGAGTCAAAGACCTACAGTCTCGGACAAGAGGTTGAAGATATGCTTGACACGTATAGAAGAAAAGGCTTGTCTGGAGGTGTCACCACAGAAACATCTTCAAAGGAAAAGACAGATATAGTAGAGAAGCTAAAAGCGACTCTAAAAGGTTATCGCAATATTAAAATACATGAGCTGGTCACTCGTTCTGATTTCGAGGAGATACTGACGATGGCTGCGCGTTATGAGGAGCTGAGCTCAACTTCTGAGAGCTACATCTCGAGGCTCTCCATGTACAGAAGCATGATAAAAGAAGGTATCAAGGCCTCTCAGCGAGTCAAACTTGCGCAGCAGCGTGCTAGGTTGCTCAAAGACATGGCCATGGAGAAGCAGAAGAAAGTGGACGCTGAGTTTGCGTTGGTCAAGTCTTTGGCTCAGAGAGGAGACGCTTTGTACGTCAAAATATATGCGATCAAGAAGTTGGTGATGAAGCTTGAGGCCGAGAAGGAAGAGGTTGATATGAATTTTCAGAAGATCATTGGGAACCTCTCACGTGTTCTAGAGGAAGCGTCTCAGGCCTATGAGGAGTACCATGTGGTTGTGCGTAAGTGGAAGGAG is part of the Raphanus sativus cultivar WK10039 chromosome 5, ASM80110v3, whole genome shotgun sequence genome and harbors:
- the LOC108859726 gene encoding NAI2-like protein; the protein is MTTSAMGRNCVVLGLAVCLVLSSLQRVSCQAEGISDFLTFENQEFQSDINISEELERQSITKESENESSWEQSTTISSSLSEETKTEAVSGQSSSMMDEINREIEAHLGDLNKQSGSDHVTTIGVSMDAFENDAERRKELEEIERQIKAAAATKIVVEEGTTKTKTSVETHETKFEGSESETFQTQYGRMGEKEHYEMLPTRNSIPIKGASAESRKRQQSNSYNGGSRIFGSLGISQSSGAWRCFNHDQNGDNEEEEASIIIPKYNIETVIKEESISKGSESKTYSLGQEVEDMLDTYRRKGLSGGVTTETSSKEKTDIVEKLKATLKGYRNIKIHELVTRSDFEEILTMAARYEELSSTSESYISRLSMYRSMIKEGIKASQRVKLAQQRARLLKDMAMEKQKKVDAEFALVKSLAQRGDALYVKIYAIKKLVMKLEAEKEEVDMNFQKIIGNLSRVLEEASQAYEEYHVVVRKWKEEKAAEEFSREAIESAEVVWVQFLSSL